From one Triticum urartu cultivar G1812 chromosome 3, Tu2.1, whole genome shotgun sequence genomic stretch:
- the LOC125549372 gene encoding probable calcium-binding protein CML31 — translation MVARKSGELRALFLSLDRDADGRISAAELRECMRATLGEDVPAGEAEALVASADADGDGLLCEAEFLELAQQAAWAGDAAEEDDELRIRALREAFGMYEMEGQGCITPASLGRMLGRLGAERGAGECRAMICRFDLDGDGVLSFDEFKIMMS, via the coding sequence ATGGTTGCGAGGAAGTCGGGCGAGCTGAGGGCGCTGTTCTTGTCATTGGACCGGGACGCGGACGGCCGGATCTCGGCGGCGGAGCTGCGGGAGTGCATGCGGGCGACGCTCGGCGAGGACGTGCCGGCGGGGGAGGCCGAGGCGCTTGTGGCGTCCGCGGACGCTGACGGCGACGGGCTGCTGTGCGAGGCCGAGTTCCTCGAGCTAGCACAGCAGGCGGCCTGGGCGGGCGACGCGGCGGAGGAGGACGATGAGCTGAGGATCCGGGCGCTGAGGGAGGCGTTCGGGATGTACGAGATGGAGGGGCAGGGGTGCATCACGCCGGCCAGCCTTGGGCGGATGCTCGGCAGGCTCGGCGCCGAGCGGGGTGCCGGCGAGTGCCGCGCCATGATCTGCCGGTTCGACCTCGATGGCGACGGCGTGCTCAGCTTCGACGAGTTCAAGATCATGATGAGCTAG